In Urechidicola croceus, a single window of DNA contains:
- a CDS encoding GntP family permease codes for MIVIYLLISVLLIIFLTSRLKVHPFVALLLVAIFYGVVSGMPLNQIIKSVNEGFGKTLGGIGMIIILGVIIGAFLENSGGAYTLAEKVLKFTGKKKIPFAMGIIGWFVSIPVFADSGFMLLAPLNKSLSKKAGISLSGTAIALALGLTAAHTMVPPTPGPIAAAHYLNADLGLVMLFGIPISLFALMMGLIFAKKIVSKTYIDPDPEITEEEIIQRLKIAPSALKSIIPIVVPILLIVFKSLLTSIGGYDVKDYELFHPFIKIIFFLGEPFIALLIGCFLSLTLPKKLNKNMFSTSGWIGKALVAASSILLITGAGGIFGQVLRDSGIATTLGETLSNINISIWLPFLLAAAIKTAQGSSTVALVTTASILAPMMSKLGFDTEMQKAMVVIAIGAGSAVVSHANDSFFWVVTRLSGMDVKMGYRFQSLGTLVLGSSAAILLFILYQILT; via the coding sequence ATGATAGTCATTTATTTACTTATAAGTGTGTTGTTAATTATATTTTTAACATCACGATTAAAGGTACATCCATTTGTAGCATTATTACTAGTAGCTATTTTTTATGGTGTTGTTTCGGGTATGCCTTTAAATCAAATTATAAAGTCAGTAAATGAAGGCTTCGGGAAAACTTTAGGAGGTATTGGAATGATTATCATTTTAGGTGTAATCATCGGTGCATTTTTAGAAAATTCAGGAGGCGCCTATACATTAGCAGAAAAAGTTTTAAAATTTACAGGAAAGAAAAAAATTCCATTTGCCATGGGAATCATAGGTTGGTTTGTATCGATACCAGTTTTTGCTGATAGTGGATTTATGTTACTAGCACCTCTAAATAAAAGTTTGTCAAAAAAAGCAGGAATTTCTTTATCAGGAACAGCAATAGCACTTGCGCTTGGTTTAACAGCGGCACACACCATGGTTCCGCCAACTCCAGGACCGATTGCTGCTGCTCACTATTTGAATGCCGATTTAGGTTTGGTGATGCTATTTGGCATTCCAATAAGTTTATTTGCATTGATGATGGGACTTATTTTTGCTAAAAAAATTGTTTCAAAAACATATATAGATCCAGATCCTGAGATTACAGAAGAAGAAATTATTCAGCGTTTAAAAATTGCACCAAGTGCACTGAAATCAATAATTCCAATAGTCGTTCCAATACTATTGATAGTTTTTAAATCATTACTTACCTCAATTGGTGGATATGATGTTAAAGATTATGAATTGTTTCATCCATTTATTAAAATAATATTCTTTTTAGGTGAACCATTTATTGCACTTTTAATAGGATGTTTTTTGTCATTAACATTACCCAAAAAATTAAATAAAAATATGTTTTCTACTTCTGGTTGGATTGGAAAAGCATTAGTGGCTGCATCATCAATCTTATTGATAACTGGTGCAGGAGGAATTTTTGGTCAAGTGCTAAGAGATTCGGGTATTGCAACAACTTTAGGAGAAACTTTATCCAATATTAATATAAGTATTTGGCTGCCTTTTTTGTTGGCTGCTGCTATTAAGACGGCACAAGGTTCGTCTACAGTAGCATTAGTAACAACAGCGTCAATTTTAGCACCAATGATGAGTAAATTAGGTTTCGATACTGAAATGCAAAAAGCAATGGTTGTTATTGCTATTGGAGCAGGTTCGGCAGTTGTTTCCCATGCCAATGATAGTTTCTTTTGGGTAGTCACACGTTTATCTGGAATGGATGTAAAAATGGGTTATCGTTTTCAATCCTTAGGAACACTTGTATTAGGATCATCTGCAGCAATATTATTATTTATTTTATATCAAATTCTAACTTAA
- a CDS encoding aldehyde dehydrogenase (NADP(+)), whose amino-acid sequence MKLTGQNFIAGKLSGRGTETFMAVNPSNGSKLTATFQEATKKDINEAISKANEAFEIYSQKSGNEKAVFLETIADEILQLGDVLIERCCSETGLPAGRITGERGRTMNQLKLFASLLRDGSWVDAKIDTAIPDRQPVPKVDIRSMQKPLGVVGIFGASNFPLAFSVAGGDTASALASGCPIIVKAHPSHPGTCELIAIAINRAIEKSGMPNGVFSMLHGTSVDVGMGIVKHPLVKAIGFTGSFKGGKSLFDTANKRKEPIPVYAEMGSINPVFILSNTLKENQNEIAKGLANSVTLGVGQFCTNPGIVFVNKTKDYSKFIGHLAVNIQEVEANTMLNSGIKNAYESGVNHLKSKNKVTILSQGKENAEGYRGSAYLFETTAKNFLRKDYFEEEVFGPSTIAIIADSKSELIESAKKLKGHLTASIFGTDKDLKDNIELIKILEQKVGRLMINNFPTGVEVCHSMVHGGPFPATTDSRTTSVGTGAITRFTRPFCYQNFPQELLPDELKDSNPLNIWRLVDNEFKK is encoded by the coding sequence ATGAAACTAACAGGACAAAATTTTATAGCAGGAAAACTTTCTGGGCGTGGAACAGAAACTTTTATGGCTGTTAATCCATCGAATGGATCAAAATTAACAGCAACTTTTCAAGAAGCAACAAAAAAAGATATCAATGAAGCAATTTCGAAAGCAAATGAAGCTTTTGAAATTTATTCTCAAAAAAGCGGAAATGAAAAAGCAGTGTTTTTAGAAACAATTGCTGATGAGATTTTGCAATTAGGTGATGTATTGATCGAGCGATGTTGCTCAGAAACAGGTTTGCCAGCAGGTAGGATAACTGGTGAAAGAGGAAGAACAATGAATCAGTTAAAATTATTTGCAAGTTTATTAAGAGATGGTTCGTGGGTTGATGCAAAAATAGATACTGCAATTCCTGATAGGCAGCCAGTTCCAAAAGTTGATATTCGTTCTATGCAAAAACCATTAGGCGTTGTTGGTATTTTTGGTGCAAGTAATTTCCCTTTGGCTTTTTCAGTTGCTGGAGGAGATACAGCATCTGCATTGGCAAGTGGATGCCCAATAATTGTTAAAGCACACCCGTCACATCCAGGAACTTGTGAATTGATTGCTATCGCAATTAATAGAGCAATAGAAAAATCAGGTATGCCAAATGGAGTTTTTTCTATGCTTCATGGCACCTCTGTTGATGTTGGTATGGGAATTGTAAAACATCCGTTGGTTAAAGCAATAGGTTTTACAGGCTCTTTTAAAGGTGGAAAATCACTATTTGATACTGCTAATAAACGTAAAGAGCCAATACCAGTTTATGCAGAAATGGGAAGTATTAATCCCGTTTTTATACTTTCCAATACTTTAAAAGAAAATCAAAATGAAATTGCCAAAGGTTTAGCCAATTCCGTAACTTTAGGTGTTGGACAATTTTGTACAAATCCAGGAATTGTATTTGTAAATAAAACTAAAGACTATTCAAAATTTATTGGTCATTTAGCGGTTAATATACAAGAAGTGGAAGCCAATACTATGCTGAATAGTGGTATAAAAAACGCTTATGAAAGTGGTGTCAATCATTTAAAAAGTAAGAATAAAGTAACTATTTTATCTCAGGGTAAAGAAAATGCTGAGGGTTATAGAGGTAGCGCATATCTTTTTGAAACAACAGCAAAAAACTTCTTACGTAAAGATTATTTTGAAGAGGAAGTGTTTGGTCCATCAACAATTGCGATTATTGCAGATTCAAAATCAGAATTGATTGAATCGGCTAAAAAGTTGAAAGGCCATTTAACGGCTTCAATATTTGGAACCGATAAAGATTTAAAAGATAATATTGAATTAATAAAAATATTAGAACAAAAAGTAGGAAGGTTGATGATAAATAATTTCCCTACAGGTGTTGAGGTGTGTCATTCAATGGTTCATGGAGGTCCATTTCCTGCTACGACTGACAGTAGAACAACCTCAGTAGGAACTGGTGCGATTACACGTTTTACAAGGCCATTTTGTTATCAGAATTTTCCCCAAGAATTATTGCCAGATGAATTGAAAGATTCCAACCCATTAAATATTTGGAGATTGGTAGATAATGAATTTAAAAAATAA
- a CDS encoding IlvD/Edd family dehydratase has product MNKNQKLRSQEWFGGNDKMGFVHRSWLRNQGYPDDYFRGKPVIGICNTWSELTPCNGHLRDVAEIVKKGVVEAGGFPLEFPVMSLGETIMRPTTMLFRNLASMDTEESIRANPLDGIVLLTGCDKTTPSTIMGACSVDLPTIVVPGGPMLNGRFRGETIGSGSFNWMIKEKQKKGVLNEDDLLEAEVCAARSIGHCNTMGTASTMATMSEALGLTLPGFSSIPAVDSRKKVMQQLSGRRIVDMVKEDLTMSKILTRKAFENAIVTNAAVGGSTNLIIHLIAIARRIGVDLKLEDFDSVGSKIPLLVNLMPSGKYLMEDFFYAGGLPVVMKELGDLLHQDIITANGKSFRENYAKAECYDRNIIAKIEKPLQENAGIAVLKGNLCENGSVIKPSAASKKLMNHTGRAVVFESMEDYHERIDNPDLDIDENCVIVLKGVGPKGYPGMPEVGNVDLPEKLILKGVKDIIRISDGRMSGTAYGTVVLHISPESTIGGTLAIVKNGDMITLDVEKRLLQLNISEEEINKRKSKWKAPEPMATRGYVRIYLDHVEGAELGADLDVLVGKSGSKVDRDLH; this is encoded by the coding sequence ATGAATAAGAACCAAAAACTCCGCAGTCAAGAGTGGTTTGGTGGCAATGATAAAATGGGCTTTGTCCATAGGTCATGGCTTCGAAATCAAGGATATCCAGATGATTATTTTCGTGGTAAGCCAGTAATTGGTATTTGTAATACTTGGTCAGAACTTACACCTTGTAATGGACATCTTCGAGATGTTGCTGAAATTGTTAAAAAAGGAGTGGTTGAAGCAGGGGGATTCCCGCTTGAATTTCCAGTAATGTCTTTAGGAGAAACGATTATGCGGCCAACAACTATGTTGTTTCGCAATCTAGCAAGTATGGATACTGAAGAATCTATAAGAGCAAATCCTTTAGACGGAATAGTATTACTTACAGGTTGTGATAAAACAACACCTTCTACTATTATGGGAGCATGTAGTGTAGATTTACCAACTATTGTTGTTCCTGGAGGGCCAATGCTTAATGGTCGATTTAGAGGAGAAACTATTGGTTCTGGTTCATTTAATTGGATGATAAAGGAAAAGCAAAAGAAAGGAGTGCTAAACGAAGATGATTTGCTCGAAGCTGAAGTTTGTGCAGCACGTAGTATAGGTCATTGTAACACCATGGGAACTGCTTCAACAATGGCAACAATGAGTGAAGCATTGGGATTGACATTACCAGGGTTCTCTTCAATTCCAGCGGTAGATTCTCGTAAAAAAGTAATGCAGCAACTGTCTGGTCGTCGAATTGTAGATATGGTGAAGGAAGATTTAACCATGTCTAAAATTTTGACAAGAAAAGCATTTGAAAATGCCATAGTAACAAATGCAGCAGTTGGAGGTTCAACAAATCTTATTATTCATTTAATAGCCATTGCACGACGTATTGGAGTTGATTTAAAGTTGGAGGATTTTGATTCAGTAGGAAGTAAAATTCCATTATTAGTGAATTTGATGCCTTCAGGAAAATATTTAATGGAAGATTTCTTTTATGCAGGAGGATTACCAGTTGTAATGAAAGAATTAGGAGATTTATTACATCAAGATATTATTACTGCAAATGGAAAGTCTTTCAGAGAAAATTATGCTAAAGCAGAATGTTATGATAGAAATATAATTGCTAAAATAGAAAAACCGCTTCAAGAAAATGCAGGAATAGCAGTATTAAAAGGTAATTTATGTGAAAATGGTTCCGTAATAAAACCATCAGCAGCTTCAAAAAAATTAATGAATCATACTGGAAGAGCAGTTGTATTTGAAAGCATGGAAGATTATCACGAAAGAATTGATAATCCAGATTTAGATATTGATGAAAATTGTGTTATTGTACTTAAAGGGGTTGGTCCAAAAGGTTACCCAGGTATGCCTGAAGTTGGAAATGTTGATTTGCCAGAAAAATTGATATTAAAAGGAGTCAAAGATATTATTCGTATTTCAGATGGAAGAATGAGTGGTACTGCTTATGGAACTGTTGTACTTCATATTTCGCCAGAATCTACAATAGGTGGAACCTTAGCAATAGTAAAAAATGGCGATATGATTACATTAGATGTTGAGAAAAGATTATTGCAATTAAATATTTCAGAAGAAGAAATAAATAAACGAAAATCTAAATGGAAAGCACCAGAACCTATGGCTACTAGAGGTTATGTTAGAATCTATTTAGATCATGTTGAAGGGGCCGAATTAGGGGCCGATTTAGACGTGTTGGTTGGAAAATCAGGTTCTAAGGTAGATAGAGATTTACACTAA
- a CDS encoding TIGR00266 family protein yields the protein MNAHEIDYEIHGEEMQYVEIELDPQEGVVAESGSFMMMDTGIKMDTIFGDGSGQSEGILGKIFSAGKRILTGESLFMTVFQNIGQGKKKISFAAPYPGKIIPIDLTKYGGKFVCQKDAFLCAAKGVQVGVEFSRKLGRGLFGGEGFIMQKLEGDGLSFLHVGGTVARKELKVGELLKIDTGCLVGFTKEVKYDIEFVGGIRNTVFGGEGLFFATLQGPGVVYVQSLPFSRLAGRIIQSIPRQGGKSKGEGSILGGLGDILDGDNRF from the coding sequence ATGAATGCACACGAAATAGATTACGAAATTCATGGAGAAGAAATGCAGTATGTTGAGATTGAGTTAGATCCTCAAGAAGGTGTAGTTGCTGAATCTGGAAGTTTTATGATGATGGATACAGGAATAAAAATGGATACAATCTTTGGTGATGGCTCTGGTCAATCTGAAGGAATATTAGGTAAAATATTTTCTGCTGGAAAACGTATTTTGACTGGAGAAAGTTTGTTTATGACTGTTTTTCAAAATATTGGTCAAGGAAAGAAGAAGATTTCATTTGCCGCACCATATCCAGGAAAAATTATTCCGATAGATTTAACGAAATATGGTGGTAAATTTGTGTGTCAAAAGGATGCATTTTTATGCGCGGCAAAAGGTGTTCAAGTAGGTGTTGAATTTTCAAGGAAGTTAGGGCGCGGATTATTTGGAGGAGAAGGCTTTATTATGCAAAAGTTAGAAGGTGATGGTTTATCTTTTTTACATGTTGGAGGTACAGTTGCCCGTAAGGAATTAAAAGTTGGAGAATTATTAAAGATTGATACAGGTTGTTTGGTTGGATTCACCAAAGAAGTCAAATACGATATTGAATTTGTAGGAGGAATACGGAATACGGTTTTTGGAGGAGAAGGTTTGTTTTTTGCTACACTTCAAGGACCTGGAGTAGTTTATGTTCAGTCTTTACCGTTTAGTAGATTGGCTGGTAGAATAATTCAATCAATTCCAAGACAAGGTGGGAAGAGTAAGGGAGAAGGAAGTATATTGGGTGGCTTAGGAGATATTTTAGATGGAGATAATCGTTTTTAA
- a CDS encoding DUF4369 domain-containing protein: protein MNKNIFIVALLVISLLSCSKKEGSMVVQGTIQGLQKGTLYLQKIQDTIITSVDSIKLVGESSFNLVDNIKEPELYFLTLSDKENEKINFFGEKGTITINSKLDKFATSAKITGSKSHDLLQTYQEMADKFNGRRLEIIKESFDAQNAKDDELIEKLDKEFDRLVKNRYRYTASFSIKNSHSEVAPYIALTELFDAHISLLDTVNNSLTNKIKASKYGKQLDEYIKEIKEKEVK, encoded by the coding sequence ATGAATAAAAATATATTTATCGTTGCTCTACTGGTAATTTCACTTCTTTCATGTTCCAAAAAAGAAGGTTCCATGGTTGTACAAGGAACAATTCAGGGATTACAAAAAGGTACTTTATACTTACAAAAAATACAAGATACTATAATAACATCTGTTGATTCTATAAAGTTAGTAGGTGAAAGTTCTTTTAATTTGGTTGATAATATAAAAGAACCAGAATTATACTTTTTGACTTTAAGCGACAAAGAAAATGAAAAGATTAACTTTTTTGGTGAAAAAGGAACAATAACAATAAATTCAAAACTAGATAAGTTTGCAACTTCTGCTAAAATTACCGGTTCTAAATCTCATGATTTGTTACAAACTTATCAAGAAATGGCAGATAAATTTAATGGTAGAAGGTTAGAAATAATAAAAGAAAGTTTTGATGCCCAAAATGCAAAAGATGACGAACTAATCGAAAAATTAGATAAAGAATTTGATAGACTAGTTAAAAACAGATATAGATATACAGCTAGTTTTTCAATTAAGAATAGTCATTCTGAAGTTGCCCCATATATTGCATTAACGGAATTATTTGATGCTCATATTTCATTGCTAGATACAGTTAACAATTCATTAACTAATAAAATAAAAGCATCTAAATATGGAAAACAATTGGATGAATATATTAAAGAAATAAAAGAAAAAGAGGTTAAATAA
- a CDS encoding fumarylacetoacetate hydrolase family protein: MKVYNTKKGILIESNESFFLIDKDWDLFINDDNLLYTIKVLIEDLDAIDNADEIIANDLLVPMKSQELWASGVTYYNSKMARQEESKDSGGGTYYEKVYNADRPELFFKATVHRAVPSGGKVNIRKDSTWDVPEPELTLVITSTGKIIGYTIGNDMSSRSIEGENPLYLPQAKTYDGCAGLGPCIYLTNDPLYLDIKINMNISRNSQVVFEEEIQISKMKRTPEELVEWLYKECSFPYGSLLMTGTGIVPTNKFTLQSDDKIEISIDNIGTLINYVR; encoded by the coding sequence ATGAAAGTTTACAATACTAAAAAAGGCATTCTTATAGAATCAAATGAATCATTTTTTCTTATTGATAAAGACTGGGATTTATTTATCAATGATGACAATTTATTATATACGATTAAAGTTCTTATTGAAGACCTAGATGCAATTGATAATGCAGATGAAATTATTGCAAATGATCTTTTAGTTCCAATGAAAAGTCAAGAATTATGGGCTAGTGGAGTGACCTATTACAATAGTAAAATGGCACGTCAAGAAGAGTCAAAAGATTCAGGTGGAGGAACCTATTATGAAAAAGTATATAATGCTGATAGACCAGAATTATTTTTTAAAGCCACTGTACATAGAGCAGTACCATCAGGTGGGAAAGTAAATATTCGAAAGGATTCAACTTGGGATGTCCCTGAGCCAGAATTGACATTAGTTATTACATCAACTGGAAAAATAATCGGTTATACAATTGGTAATGACATGAGTTCAAGGAGTATTGAAGGTGAAAATCCTTTGTATTTACCTCAAGCCAAAACCTATGATGGTTGTGCAGGTTTAGGACCCTGCATATACCTTACAAATGACCCTTTGTATTTGGATATTAAAATTAATATGAATATTTCTCGAAATTCTCAAGTTGTTTTTGAAGAAGAAATACAAATTAGTAAAATGAAGAGAACCCCAGAGGAATTAGTTGAATGGTTGTATAAAGAATGTTCATTTCCATATGGAAGTTTACTAATGACCGGAACAGGAATAGTGCCAACAAATAAATTCACTTTACAAAGTGATGATAAAATAGAAATTTCAATTGATAATATTGGAACATTAATAAATTACGTACGATGA
- a CDS encoding DUF819 family protein, which produces MNTSPIFTNDTIVFGFLMLALGFVFYTSSIKTGFWSKFYKVIPALLMCYLIPAIFNSLGLISSEISKTYIIAKNYLLPAALVLMTLSIDLKAIANLGSKALIMFFTGTIGIILGGPIAILIVSVFSPETVGGANFDAVWRGLATLAGSWIGGGANQTAMLEIFKFNPEKYGGMVLVDIVVANIWMAILLFGIGKKEKIDKWLKADNTAIEELKQKVINYEKSVSKNPTLTDYMIMFGIAFTTVGLAHFGSEKVSNFLTSNFEIFNDKTSALSSFSSTFFWMISIVTIIGIFLSFTKAKKYEGAGASKIGSVFIYILVATIGMKMDLGSIFENPGLIAIGLVWMAIHVFLLIVVAKIIKAPYFFLAVGSKANVGGAASAPVVAAAFHPSLATVGVLLAVLGYAIGTVGALVCANLMEIVSP; this is translated from the coding sequence ATGAATACTTCTCCCATTTTCACAAATGACACCATTGTTTTTGGTTTTTTAATGTTAGCTCTTGGTTTCGTTTTTTATACTTCTTCAATTAAGACAGGTTTTTGGTCAAAATTTTATAAAGTTATTCCAGCGCTATTAATGTGTTATCTAATTCCAGCAATATTTAATTCATTAGGTCTAATCTCTTCAGAAATATCAAAGACTTATATTATTGCTAAAAACTATTTACTTCCTGCTGCATTAGTTTTAATGACATTAAGTATTGATTTAAAAGCAATTGCTAATCTAGGATCAAAAGCATTAATTATGTTTTTTACTGGAACTATTGGAATCATATTAGGTGGTCCAATTGCTATTCTGATTGTATCAGTTTTTAGTCCTGAAACAGTTGGAGGAGCAAATTTTGATGCTGTTTGGAGAGGTCTTGCAACCTTGGCTGGAAGTTGGATTGGTGGAGGAGCAAATCAAACTGCAATGCTTGAAATATTTAAATTCAATCCAGAAAAATATGGAGGGATGGTACTAGTAGATATTGTTGTGGCAAATATTTGGATGGCAATATTACTTTTTGGTATTGGCAAAAAAGAAAAAATTGATAAATGGTTAAAAGCCGATAATACTGCTATTGAAGAATTAAAGCAGAAAGTCATTAACTATGAAAAAAGTGTTTCAAAGAATCCAACACTGACGGATTATATGATTATGTTTGGAATTGCTTTTACAACTGTTGGTTTAGCACATTTTGGTTCTGAAAAAGTATCGAACTTTTTAACTTCTAACTTTGAAATTTTTAATGATAAAACTTCTGCTTTATCATCTTTTTCTTCTACATTCTTTTGGATGATATCAATAGTAACTATTATTGGAATCTTTTTATCATTCACAAAAGCTAAAAAATACGAAGGTGCTGGTGCTAGTAAAATAGGAAGTGTTTTTATTTACATTTTAGTTGCAACAATAGGCATGAAAATGGATTTAGGTTCTATATTTGAAAATCCTGGTTTAATAGCAATTGGCTTAGTTTGGATGGCAATTCATGTGTTTCTACTTATTGTAGTTGCTAAAATTATTAAAGCACCTTATTTCTTCTTGGCAGTTGGAAGTAAAGCAAATGTTGGTGGAGCGGCTTCGGCTCCTGTGGTTGCAGCAGCATTTCATCCTTCCTTAGCTACTGTAGGCGTTTTACTAGCAGTTTTAGGTTACGCCATAGGAACAGTTGGAGCATTAGTATGTGCTAATTTAATGGAGATAGTTTCACCATAA
- a CDS encoding peptidoglycan DD-metalloendopeptidase family protein, producing MTSKDVCTLLSKISEDSIKILDNSILSTEYIKIDLSELNQELKKIDISSSNSLSKYIDSYLSKGKAKVAYGGYLEKRNLYNRSKHFSKANEEDKRNIHLGLDFWANEGTLVIVPFNGEIHSFNNNTNYGDYGPTIVLKHYFEKIVFYTLYGHLSLKSILNLKVGTKLKQGDVLGYLGSSYENGDYPPHLHFQIILDLQNYCGDYPGVSNINDLSFYKDNCPDPNCVLRIY from the coding sequence ATGACCTCAAAAGATGTATGTACTTTACTTTCAAAAATTTCAGAAGACTCAATAAAAATACTTGATAACTCAATTCTAAGTACAGAGTATATAAAAATAGATTTATCTGAATTAAATCAGGAATTAAAAAAAATTGATATTTCTTCTTCTAATAGTCTTTCAAAATATATAGATTCCTACCTTTCAAAAGGTAAGGCAAAAGTGGCTTATGGGGGTTATTTAGAAAAACGAAATTTATATAATAGAAGTAAACATTTTAGCAAAGCAAACGAAGAAGACAAGCGTAACATTCATTTAGGATTGGATTTTTGGGCTAATGAGGGAACACTTGTTATTGTACCATTTAATGGCGAAATACATAGTTTTAACAATAATACTAATTATGGAGATTATGGACCTACAATAGTATTAAAACATTACTTTGAAAAAATTGTTTTTTATACATTATATGGTCATTTGAGTTTAAAATCAATTCTAAATTTGAAAGTCGGAACGAAATTAAAACAGGGAGATGTACTCGGATATTTAGGTTCAAGTTATGAAAATGGAGACTATCCACCTCACTTACATTTTCAAATAATTTTAGACCTTCAAAATTATTGTGGAGATTATCCTGGGGTTTCAAATATCAACGATTTATCTTTTTATAAAGATAATTGTCCAGACCCTAATTGTGTTTTGAGAATATACTAG